One genomic segment of Novisyntrophococcus fermenticellae includes these proteins:
- a CDS encoding transposase, giving the protein MTCYKAYKFRIYPNAVQEELLTKTFGCVRFVYNYYLSLRKAAYQLEKKIISYMDCTKDLVLLKKENGFLREVDSIALQQSLRHLDTAFRNFYSDSKVGYPRYKTRKNSYCSYSTICVNQNIRLDKGYLALPKLGKLKVRQHREIPEGYALKSATICKTPTGKYYASILFEYENRIETVDAHRLISIGFSVEDLFVSSEEIVVENVFQKNHQRSMEKLKIEQERLSRCMRGSNRYTKQKKKVAVVHEKIANQRKDYLHKASRQIANAYDVVCIEAVDINTGLQTSELSERVVNNGWGMFTSFLKYKLEEQGKVITKERMHEPAFPASYL; this is encoded by the coding sequence ATGACCTGTTATAAAGCATATAAATTCAGAATCTACCCGAATGCTGTACAGGAAGAATTATTAACAAAAACCTTTGGTTGTGTTCGCTTCGTTTATAATTATTACCTCTCTTTGCGAAAAGCAGCATATCAATTAGAGAAAAAGATAATATCCTATATGGATTGTACGAAAGATCTTGTTTTGCTAAAAAAAGAAAATGGTTTTTTAAGAGAGGTTGACAGTATAGCTTTACAGCAGTCTTTACGACATCTGGATACTGCTTTTCGGAATTTTTATAGTGACAGCAAGGTGGGTTATCCGAGATATAAAACCAGGAAAAACAGTTACTGTTCTTATAGCACCATCTGTGTCAATCAAAATATCCGTCTGGACAAAGGGTATCTGGCTCTGCCAAAGCTGGGTAAATTAAAGGTCAGACAACATCGGGAGATCCCTGAAGGGTATGCTTTGAAATCCGCCACAATTTGCAAAACTCCTACCGGAAAATATTATGCCTCAATTCTATTTGAATATGAAAATAGAATTGAAACAGTAGACGCACACAGACTTATTAGCATAGGGTTTTCCGTGGAGGATTTGTTTGTATCATCAGAGGAAATCGTGGTTGAAAATGTATTTCAGAAAAATCATCAACGATCTATGGAAAAATTGAAAATAGAGCAGGAAAGACTTTCCCGCTGCATGCGGGGAAGTAATCGTTATACAAAACAGAAAAAGAAGGTTGCTGTCGTTCACGAAAAGATTGCAAATCAGAGAAAAGACTATTTACATAAGGCGTCCAGACAGATAGCCAATGCCTATGACGTGGTGTGTATTGAAGCGGTGGACATAAATACAGGATTGCAGACTTCGGAGCTTTCGGAAAGAGTTGTAAATAACGGTTGGGGGATGTTCACCTCTTTTTTGAAATATAAATTAGAAGAGCAGGGGAAAGTGATAACCAAAGAAAGAATGCATGAGCCTGCATTTCCGGCATCTTATTTGTGA
- the asrB gene encoding anaerobic sulfite reductase subunit AsrB yields MIKNDYLPFSSEILEVIKHTDIEYTFRMAYKGEVKPGQFFEVSLPKYGEAPISVSGITEDSVDLTIRKVGKVTDEIFENYEGEILFLRGPYGNGFDVDLYKGKELVVMAGGTGLSPVRGVVDYFACHPEERRGMTLICGFKTPHDILFLEDLARWKQTMDVILTVDCAEDDMVCQVGLVTQYIPQIKLENPKRAAAIVVGPPAMMRFSVQGLLGIDIPEENIWVSQERKMCCGLGKCGHCKVGGTYICLDGPVFNYTKGKTLID; encoded by the coding sequence ATGATAAAAAACGATTATCTTCCTTTTTCATCTGAAATTCTGGAAGTCATCAAACACACGGATATTGAATATACATTTCGGATGGCTTACAAAGGAGAAGTAAAACCGGGACAGTTTTTTGAAGTTTCTCTTCCAAAATATGGAGAGGCTCCAATCTCTGTCAGTGGTATCACAGAAGATTCTGTAGATCTTACAATCCGAAAGGTGGGAAAAGTCACAGATGAGATTTTTGAAAATTATGAGGGAGAGATTCTTTTCCTTAGAGGACCTTATGGAAATGGTTTTGATGTGGATTTATACAAGGGAAAGGAACTGGTCGTGATGGCAGGCGGAACCGGACTTTCTCCTGTACGCGGAGTGGTGGATTATTTTGCATGTCATCCGGAAGAGAGAAGGGGAATGACACTGATCTGCGGATTCAAGACTCCTCATGATATTTTGTTCCTTGAGGATCTTGCACGCTGGAAACAGACGATGGATGTTATCCTGACGGTAGACTGTGCAGAAGATGATATGGTATGTCAGGTAGGACTTGTAACACAGTATATTCCGCAGATAAAACTGGAGAATCCAAAGAGAGCAGCAGCAATTGTAGTGGGACCGCCGGCCATGATGCGCTTCTCTGTACAGGGATTGCTTGGAATTGATATCCCGGAGGAGAATATCTGGGTATCACAGGAGAGAAAGATGTGCTGTGGGCTGGGAAAATGCGGCCATTGTAAAGTGGGTGGTACTTATATCTGTCTGGATGGACCGGTATTTAACTATACAAAAGGAAAGACACTGATCGATTAG
- the asrC gene encoding sulfite reductase subunit C, giving the protein MDVTTKKLKKNAFRVTKERGLTASRIRVPGGHLEAKYLGKIQEIAETYGNGTIHITSRQGFEIPGIPYEKMPEVNQALQNLIDGLEINQEQEGEGYPSSGTRNITACIGNRVCPFACYDTTGFARRIEKEVFPNDLHFKIALTGCPNDCAKVRMHDFGIMGMTEPQFDPQRCVSCGACVKACTKKSVGALKTVNYHPQRNTEKCIGCGECVLNCPNMAWTRSDKKYYRLTLLGRTGKKNPRMGQDFIKWIDEDSIIKIILNTYDYVEKYIDPDAPGGKEHIGYIVDRTGFEKFKKWALKDVNLPEIAEVSSPIYWGGVKY; this is encoded by the coding sequence ATGGATGTTACTACAAAGAAATTAAAGAAAAATGCGTTCCGTGTGACAAAAGAACGAGGTCTGACGGCATCCCGAATCAGAGTGCCGGGCGGACATCTGGAGGCAAAATATCTGGGAAAAATCCAGGAGATTGCCGAGACCTATGGAAATGGTACGATACATATCACCAGTCGTCAGGGCTTTGAGATACCGGGAATCCCGTATGAAAAGATGCCGGAAGTCAACCAGGCACTGCAGAACCTGATCGACGGTCTTGAAATCAATCAGGAACAGGAAGGAGAGGGATACCCGTCTTCCGGAACAAGGAACATCACGGCATGTATTGGAAATCGTGTCTGTCCGTTTGCGTGTTATGATACGACCGGATTTGCAAGGCGGATAGAAAAGGAGGTCTTCCCGAATGATCTTCACTTTAAGATTGCATTGACCGGATGCCCAAATGATTGTGCAAAGGTCAGAATGCATGACTTTGGAATCATGGGAATGACAGAGCCTCAGTTTGATCCGCAGCGATGTGTCAGCTGCGGTGCGTGTGTAAAAGCATGCACAAAGAAATCGGTAGGTGCGCTGAAGACGGTAAATTATCATCCACAGAGAAACACAGAGAAATGCATCGGATGTGGTGAGTGTGTATTGAACTGCCCGAATATGGCATGGACAAGAAGCGATAAGAAATATTATCGTCTGACACTTTTAGGCCGCACAGGAAAGAAAAATCCGAGAATGGGTCAGGATTTTATCAAATGGATCGATGAAGACAGTATCATCAAGATCATCCTGAATACGTATGATTATGTGGAAAAATATATTGATCCGGATGCACCGGGTGGAAAAGAGCATATTGGGTACATTGTAGACCGTACCGGATTTGAGAAATTCAAAAAATGGGCATTGAAAGATGTCAACCTTCCCGAAATAGCAGAAGTGAGTTCGCCGATATACTGGGGCGGTGTGAAATATTGA
- a CDS encoding nitrite/sulfite reductase, which yields MNHEQERFLEDLKELEQKSHELEKGVISVSEYKAISSGFGNYPQRGGHTQMLRLRIPGGRLQKHQIRCIIYNCVQNDVPTIKMTTCQSLQLHDISLDAVRKIVPDVMKAGIYTRGGGGNHPRNVMCSPLSGVERGEYFDVLPYAEAASEYLLSFAGRINFPRKLKVGFSNSPKNLTHVTFRDLGFAANQDGTFRVYAAGGLGNHPKLGILIKESIPARKVLYYIGAMVEIFTEYGDYENRNRARVRYLQDTLGSERIKDILVEKAGKLEETQDLDVQVKNNKIDKEQKGVLKENFRIYSQKQEGLYAVYYHPQGGFLNLERLKKLDRLIKDMERTEIRLSPDGGMYIINCNAQEAEKLYSLTEKDTAYSEFGASVSCVGKNRCAIGVCDSQQLLQTCLKEIPEEIISADLLPKIHISGCISSCAAHQSAPIGFRGVMKRTEKGVEPAYCIYWGGCERQYHEVIAESDTFILAADIPCFLRELADTLIEADMKYEVWIKAHTEFMEELITRYSI from the coding sequence ATGAATCATGAACAGGAACGTTTTTTGGAGGATTTGAAAGAGCTGGAGCAAAAATCCCATGAGCTGGAAAAAGGAGTAATAAGCGTATCGGAGTATAAAGCAATATCAAGTGGTTTTGGCAACTATCCACAACGGGGCGGACACACACAGATGCTTCGCCTGAGAATCCCGGGTGGAAGGCTGCAAAAACACCAGATTAGATGTATCATATATAATTGCGTACAAAACGATGTGCCTACGATTAAGATGACCACCTGTCAGTCTCTGCAGCTCCATGATATTTCGCTGGATGCCGTTAGAAAGATTGTGCCTGATGTTATGAAAGCAGGAATTTATACTCGGGGCGGAGGTGGAAATCATCCGAGAAATGTCATGTGTTCGCCCTTATCAGGAGTCGAGCGTGGGGAATATTTCGATGTTCTTCCTTATGCTGAGGCGGCAAGTGAGTACCTGCTTTCTTTTGCAGGCCGTATAAATTTTCCTAGAAAACTAAAGGTTGGATTCTCAAATTCACCCAAAAATCTGACACATGTAACATTTCGTGATCTCGGGTTTGCTGCAAATCAGGATGGAACGTTTCGTGTTTATGCTGCCGGAGGCCTTGGGAATCATCCAAAGCTTGGTATCTTAATCAAAGAGAGTATTCCTGCCCGAAAGGTTCTGTATTATATTGGCGCAATGGTTGAAATTTTTACAGAATATGGAGATTATGAAAACAGGAACAGGGCCAGGGTAAGATATCTACAAGACACCCTTGGCTCAGAAAGAATAAAAGATATCCTGGTGGAAAAGGCCGGAAAACTGGAGGAGACGCAGGACCTGGATGTTCAGGTTAAGAATAATAAAATTGATAAAGAGCAAAAGGGGGTTTTAAAGGAGAATTTCCGGATATATAGCCAAAAACAGGAGGGCCTGTATGCTGTTTATTATCATCCTCAGGGCGGATTTCTGAATCTGGAAAGATTGAAAAAACTAGATAGGCTTATAAAGGATATGGAGAGAACGGAAATCCGTCTGTCCCCGGATGGGGGAATGTATATCATAAACTGTAATGCACAAGAGGCTGAAAAGTTATATTCCCTGACAGAGAAAGATACTGCATATTCAGAATTTGGAGCATCCGTATCCTGTGTTGGAAAAAACAGGTGTGCGATTGGTGTGTGCGATTCTCAGCAGCTTCTTCAAACATGTCTGAAGGAAATACCTGAAGAAATTATATCAGCAGATTTATTACCTAAGATTCATATTTCCGGCTGCATCTCATCCTGCGCTGCCCATCAATCGGCACCAATTGGATTCCGGGGAGTGATGAAGCGGACAGAAAAAGGAGTGGAACCAGCATATTGCATATATTGGGGCGGATGTGAGAGACAGTACCACGAAGTAATTGCAGAGTCAGATACATTTATACTGGCGGCTGATATTCCCTGTTTTTTACGAGAGTTGGCAGATACATTAATAGAAGCAGACATGAAATATGAAGTATGGATCAAAGCGCATACGGAATTCATGGAAGAACTGATTACAAGATATAGTATTTAA
- a CDS encoding Crp/Fnr family transcriptional regulator, producing the protein MQNMCKDYISELSRMKIFHGIEYEELEAMLGCIGAYIKDYKKKQYIIMTDDNVEVVGILLSGKVHMIREDLWGNKTLLVSMKKGELFGESFACGVNRNATVSFQTASDSKIIFLPFVHIMHSCTMACKFHHRLIENMITMIAEKNIALMDKVDILSKKTLKEKITTYLLQESSKQNSLSFVIPFGRVQLSEYLCADRSALTRELNIMQKEGFIDFDKNLFRLLKNLE; encoded by the coding sequence ATGCAGAATATGTGTAAAGATTATATCTCTGAACTGAGCAGGATGAAAATATTTCACGGCATAGAGTATGAAGAACTGGAAGCTATGCTTGGCTGCATCGGTGCATATATTAAAGATTATAAAAAAAAGCAGTATATCATCATGACTGATGATAATGTAGAGGTAGTGGGAATATTGCTCTCTGGAAAAGTCCACATGATAAGGGAAGACCTTTGGGGGAATAAAACTTTGTTGGTTTCAATGAAAAAAGGGGAATTATTTGGAGAGAGTTTTGCCTGCGGAGTGAACAGAAATGCTACCGTATCTTTTCAGACAGCATCGGATTCTAAAATCATATTTCTGCCCTTTGTTCATATCATGCATTCTTGTACGATGGCCTGTAAATTTCATCACAGGCTGATCGAGAATATGATTACAATGATTGCCGAAAAGAATATTGCGTTAATGGATAAAGTGGATATTTTATCCAAGAAAACATTAAAAGAGAAGATTACGACATATTTATTACAGGAATCATCGAAGCAGAACAGCTTATCTTTTGTAATTCCGTTTGGGCGCGTGCAGTTGTCCGAATATCTTTGCGCAGACCGAAGTGCGTTGACCAGAGAGTTAAATATAATGCAAAAGGAAGGTTTTATTGATTTTGATAAAAATTTATTTCGACTATTAAAAAACTTAGAATAG
- a CDS encoding DEAD/DEAH box helicase: MLKNENTFQQYSLSEQLLETLNQLGFHNPTEIQQKVIPLILGGKDVIAKSQTGTGKTAAFAIPICEKICWEENYPQVLVLEPTRELSVQVQEEIFYIGRKKRLKVPALLGGFPIDKQIQTLKQKSHIVVGTPGRVMDHIRRDSLKLQKIRYLIIDEADLMLDMGFAEEVNEIIERLPGEKQILLFSATMDHRINDLTERYMPEPVSVILESKTAITTAIEQVVYEVEAEDKYKALIRILIQENPDSCMIFCATREMVNVLYQKMKRDRVSCGMLHGEMEQSERLRMIDCFRTNRYRYLIATDVAARGIDIERVSLVVNYDFPTGKETYLHRVGRTGRNGNSGKAVSLVGEAEKRMQQVVELYIDMTLATAKRPDIDKYQEKAFWEKQKQGDIPQKRKGDAVNHHIMRLSIGGGKKSKMRAGDVVGALCNLKELNSDDIGIIDIRESLTYVEILNGKGQMALAALQEKPIKGKIRKVKKVKRV; this comes from the coding sequence ATGTTAAAAAATGAAAATACGTTTCAACAGTATTCGTTATCTGAGCAGCTGTTAGAAACGCTTAACCAGCTCGGATTTCACAATCCCACTGAGATTCAGCAGAAAGTAATCCCGCTCATATTAGGCGGAAAAGATGTGATTGCAAAATCACAGACAGGAACAGGGAAAACTGCAGCGTTCGCAATTCCTATCTGTGAAAAGATCTGCTGGGAGGAAAATTATCCGCAAGTATTGGTCTTAGAACCAACCAGAGAGTTGTCGGTACAAGTGCAGGAAGAGATATTTTATATCGGGCGAAAAAAACGGCTGAAGGTTCCTGCGTTATTAGGCGGATTTCCAATTGATAAGCAGATTCAGACTTTAAAGCAAAAGTCCCATATCGTAGTAGGTACACCGGGGCGCGTGATGGATCATATCAGAAGAGATAGTTTGAAATTGCAGAAGATAAGATATCTGATCATTGACGAAGCGGATCTTATGCTGGATATGGGTTTTGCAGAGGAAGTGAACGAAATTATAGAACGTCTGCCAGGTGAAAAACAGATTTTACTGTTTTCTGCAACGATGGATCATCGAATTAATGATTTGACTGAAAGGTATATGCCGGAGCCCGTTTCAGTAATATTGGAATCGAAAACAGCAATTACAACTGCGATTGAACAAGTTGTGTACGAGGTAGAAGCGGAGGATAAGTATAAAGCGTTAATTCGGATATTGATACAAGAGAACCCGGACAGCTGCATGATTTTTTGTGCCACGCGGGAAATGGTGAACGTATTATACCAGAAGATGAAAAGAGACAGAGTTTCCTGTGGAATGCTGCATGGCGAAATGGAGCAGAGTGAACGCCTCAGAATGATAGATTGTTTCAGGACGAACCGTTACCGTTATCTGATAGCCACCGATGTTGCGGCCAGAGGGATAGACATCGAAAGAGTATCTCTTGTTGTAAACTATGATTTTCCGACCGGGAAAGAGACCTATCTACATCGCGTCGGACGAACCGGAAGAAATGGCAATAGCGGAAAGGCAGTCAGTCTGGTGGGTGAGGCAGAAAAGCGCATGCAGCAGGTGGTTGAGCTTTATATCGATATGACGCTGGCAACTGCCAAGCGCCCTGACATAGATAAGTACCAGGAAAAGGCATTCTGGGAAAAACAAAAACAAGGCGATATACCTCAAAAGCGAAAAGGTGATGCTGTGAATCATCATATCATGCGTCTGTCTATTGGCGGCGGTAAAAAATCTAAAATGAGAGCAGGCGATGTGGTAGGTGCACTATGTAATCTAAAAGAACTGAATTCGGATGATATTGGGATTATTGATATTAGAGAGAGCTTAACATATGTAGAAATTTTAAATGGAAAAGGACAGATGGCCTTAGCGGCATTGCAAGAGAAGCCAATCAAGGGAAAAATCAGAAAGGTTAAGAAGGTGAAAAGAGTTTAA
- a CDS encoding PD-(D/E)XK nuclease domain-containing protein, with product MEDLLAGKSLNVQLDEQIIFDQLRKKKGGIWSLLLASGYLKAESTQFDPGSGNSAYQLRITNHETMLMFRNMIEGWFPEEDESYANFRKAFLMGDLGYMNQFMNEVIQDTFRNFDTGKRPPEKANPERFYHGFVLGLIVDLGSTYHITTNRESGFGRYDVIMEPKSPGDNAYILEFRVFNPHKEKDLAESVQNALAQIEDEQYDTQLIARGISENRIRYYGLAFEGRKVLIRQRWR from the coding sequence ATGGAAGATTTGCTTGCGGGCAAGAGCCTGAATGTACAATTAGATGAGCAGATAATTTTTGACCAGTTGCGAAAGAAGAAAGGTGGAATTTGGAGCCTTTTACTGGCAAGTGGATACTTGAAAGCTGAAAGCACACAGTTTGATCCGGGCAGCGGCAATTCTGCCTATCAGCTGCGGATTACGAATCATGAAACCATGCTGATGTTCAGAAATATGATTGAGGGGTGGTTTCCTGAAGAGGATGAGTCCTATGCTAACTTCCGAAAAGCATTTCTGATGGGCGATCTTGGTTACATGAATCAATTTATGAACGAAGTTATCCAGGATACCTTCCGTAACTTTGATACCGGGAAACGTCCACCTGAAAAAGCCAATCCGGAGCGTTTTTATCACGGCTTTGTACTGGGGCTGATTGTAGATCTGGGATCCACATACCACATCACCACCAACAGGGAGAGTGGGTTCGGACGATATGACGTGATCATGGAACCCAAAAGTCCGGGTGACAATGCCTACATTCTGGAATTTAGAGTATTCAATCCTCATAAAGAAAAAGATCTTGCGGAGTCTGTGCAAAACGCACTTGCTCAGATCGAGGATGAACAATATGATACCCAATTGATTGCCAGGGGGATTTCAGAAAATAGAATCAGATACTATGGCCTGGCATTTGAAGGAAGGAAAGTTCTGATCCGGCAGCGGTGGCGCTGA
- a CDS encoding AAA family ATPase, producing MKPVVSIGTQDFEFLRKNNYFLVDKTEFIKEWWENGDAVTLITRPRRFGKTLNLNMLKCFFSKQYTGRSDLFEGLSIWEDESYHELQGSYPVIFLSFADIKGNTFEVVRSSIIQKLVKLFSMHAYVKDERILNEEDWEFLRSVKTDMKDDVAALTINYLSDYMSRYYGEKVLIFLDEYDTPMQEAYVNGYWKELTTFIRSLFNSTFKTNPYLERAVLTGITRVGKESIFSDMNNLEIVTTTSDKYTAAFGFTKEEVFHALKLMGMESDMPRVKDWYDGFIFGGRTVIYNPWSITKFLDSGELGTYWVDTSSNKLISDLIQEGPQR from the coding sequence ATGAAGCCGGTAGTTTCTATAGGAACACAAGATTTTGAATTTTTAAGAAAGAATAACTACTTTTTAGTTGACAAAACCGAATTCATTAAAGAATGGTGGGAGAACGGAGACGCGGTTACACTCATTACCCGTCCACGGCGCTTTGGTAAGACCTTAAATTTAAATATGCTCAAGTGCTTCTTCTCCAAGCAGTATACCGGAAGGAGTGATTTATTTGAAGGCCTTTCCATCTGGGAAGATGAAAGCTACCATGAACTTCAGGGCAGCTATCCGGTGATTTTTCTAAGTTTCGCGGATATAAAAGGCAATACTTTTGAAGTGGTCAGGAGCAGTATTATCCAGAAGCTCGTAAAACTGTTCAGTATGCATGCTTATGTAAAAGATGAAAGAATACTGAATGAAGAAGACTGGGAATTTTTGCGTTCTGTAAAGACAGATATGAAAGATGATGTTGCGGCCTTGACAATAAATTACCTTTCTGATTATATGAGCCGCTACTACGGCGAAAAGGTACTGATATTTCTGGATGAGTATGATACACCCATGCAGGAAGCCTATGTTAATGGATACTGGAAAGAACTGACTACCTTTATCCGCAGTCTGTTTAATTCTACCTTTAAGACAAATCCTTACTTAGAGCGAGCGGTATTAACCGGTATCACCAGGGTAGGCAAGGAATCTATTTTTTCAGATATGAATAATCTGGAAATTGTTACTACTACATCAGATAAATACACTGCGGCGTTTGGTTTCACCAAAGAAGAAGTGTTTCATGCTTTGAAGCTTATGGGAATGGAGTCAGACATGCCCCGTGTGAAAGACTGGTATGATGGCTTTATCTTTGGTGGACGAACGGTTATCTATAATCCGTGGTCCATTACAAAGTTTTTAGATTCAGGAGAGCTCGGAACCTATTGGGTGGACACAAGTTCCAATAAACTGATATCGGATTTAATCCAGGAAGGGCCCCAAAGATAA
- a CDS encoding class I SAM-dependent methyltransferase produces the protein MDGKNMEQDREYFQKLWEYHRPDSMKHTAEIWDSRAGEWSLELETDTSFRRKLDERVKTVTEYLEKQGVLKSGSDVIDIGSGSGRFVVEFAKRSGHATGIDISPEMLILGKRYAESESTPNTSFIECDFKQADIDAYGWRKKFDLVFSSMSPAAGNLNALKKMIAMSRGSCFNCSPIQEEDELKNLIAHTLSGKSSTHESLWNHRHFYSLFNLLWLDGYLPITSYHTQEVEEKLDISESLISYYISHFERRFPQMPNLERRISELLMENADSEGKILQKSRHLYGWILWDVNKKRG, from the coding sequence ATGGACGGTAAGAACATGGAACAGGATCGGGAATATTTTCAGAAATTATGGGAATATCATCGCCCGGACAGTATGAAACACACAGCCGAAATCTGGGACAGCCGCGCCGGGGAATGGAGTCTGGAGCTGGAAACAGACACTTCATTTCGAAGGAAATTAGATGAACGTGTTAAAACAGTGACCGAGTACCTGGAAAAGCAGGGGGTTTTGAAGAGCGGAAGCGATGTCATTGATATCGGTTCGGGAAGCGGACGTTTTGTTGTGGAATTTGCAAAAAGATCTGGTCACGCTACCGGAATTGATATTTCTCCGGAAATGTTAATCCTCGGAAAAAGATATGCCGAATCAGAAAGCACACCTAATACTTCATTTATCGAATGTGACTTTAAACAGGCAGATATTGATGCTTATGGATGGCGAAAAAAGTTTGACCTGGTATTCTCCTCTATGTCGCCGGCTGCAGGAAACTTGAATGCACTTAAAAAGATGATTGCTATGAGCAGAGGGTCTTGTTTTAACTGCAGTCCCATTCAGGAAGAAGACGAGCTGAAAAATCTGATTGCGCATACGCTGTCAGGTAAGAGCAGCACACATGAATCTCTTTGGAACCACCGTCACTTTTACAGCCTGTTTAATCTGTTATGGCTTGACGGGTATCTTCCGATAACCTCCTATCATACACAGGAAGTGGAGGAAAAACTGGACATCTCTGAAAGTTTGATCTCCTATTATATATCACATTTTGAGAGACGGTTTCCACAAATGCCAAATCTGGAAAGAAGGATCTCTGAGCTTCTTATGGAAAACGCAGATTCCGAAGGGAAAATTCTTCAAAAATCCAGGCATTTATACGGTTGGATCTTATGGGATGTCAATAAAAAAAGAGGTTGA
- a CDS encoding ABC transporter substrate-binding protein, with amino-acid sequence MKKTFLSLMLVCSMVLVGAGCGGTAADDSSSRQESASVSEKSDFSTSKSSDAASDSSKENTVRFTDSTDREVEIPKEISRIAPSGPLAQVVLYTLCPDKLVGLATEMSDNQAGYIDDAYRSLPVFGNFYGDTLNMEAIMKAKPQIVIDVGEMKPSAKEDMKGVQDKTGIPSIFVHMELDSMAEAYRTLGKIVGEEEQAEKLASYVEETLSEVKGKSASIPDADKVKVYYGQGDAGLTAFVKGTVHADVIDAVGGINVADIEQSVRGGASDISMEQLMLWQPEVVLFAPGSIYSDAGTRAEWQGVDAIKNQKYYEVPQGPYSFMGQPPSVNRIIGLKWLGNLLYPEVYSYDMNEEIKEFYKLFYHCDLSDEQVDQLLANSKNKE; translated from the coding sequence ATGAAGAAAACATTTCTGAGTCTGATGCTGGTCTGCTCTATGGTGCTTGTGGGAGCAGGCTGTGGAGGTACAGCTGCCGACGACAGCTCATCCAGGCAGGAGAGCGCTTCTGTATCGGAGAAATCGGACTTCTCCACATCTAAGAGCTCTGACGCAGCTTCCGACAGTTCAAAAGAGAATACTGTCAGATTTACGGATTCTACTGACAGGGAGGTAGAGATCCCGAAGGAAATCAGCCGAATCGCTCCTTCGGGGCCATTGGCACAGGTTGTTTTGTATACCTTATGTCCTGATAAGCTGGTAGGTCTTGCAACGGAGATGAGTGATAATCAGGCTGGGTATATTGATGACGCCTATCGGTCGCTTCCGGTATTCGGAAATTTTTATGGTGATACTTTAAATATGGAAGCAATCATGAAAGCGAAACCTCAGATTGTTATTGACGTCGGTGAGATGAAACCATCTGCGAAAGAAGATATGAAAGGCGTTCAGGATAAAACCGGTATTCCTTCCATATTCGTACATATGGAGCTGGACTCCATGGCTGAAGCGTATCGGACTCTGGGTAAAATTGTAGGAGAAGAAGAGCAGGCTGAAAAACTTGCATCCTATGTGGAGGAGACACTGTCGGAGGTTAAGGGGAAATCTGCATCAATTCCGGACGCAGACAAGGTTAAGGTATATTATGGGCAGGGGGATGCCGGCCTTACCGCCTTTGTTAAAGGTACCGTACATGCAGATGTGATTGATGCCGTAGGTGGGATAAATGTGGCTGATATTGAACAAAGTGTCAGGGGAGGTGCAAGTGATATTTCTATGGAACAATTGATGCTGTGGCAGCCCGAAGTGGTCTTGTTTGCGCCGGGAAGTATTTATTCGGATGCCGGAACCAGAGCTGAATGGCAGGGCGTTGATGCAATTAAAAATCAAAAGTATTATGAGGTTCCGCAAGGACCCTATAGCTTTATGGGACAGCCGCCGTCAGTGAATCGTATCATCGGACTTAAGTGGTTGGGAAATCTACTTTATCCCGAGGTGTATTCATACGACATGAACGAAGAAATAAAGGAATTCTATAAATTATTTTACCATTGCGATCTTAGCGACGAACAAGTTGACCAGCTGCTTGCAAATTCGAAGAACAAGGAATGA